A single window of Pectobacterium parmentieri DNA harbors:
- the ptsH gene encoding phosphocarrier protein Hpr, whose amino-acid sequence MFQQEVTITAPNGLHTRPAAQFVKEAKGFTSEITVTSNGKSASAKSLFKLQTLGLTQGTVVTIAAEGEDEQKAVEHLVKLMAELE is encoded by the coding sequence ATGTTCCAGCAAGAAGTAACTATCACCGCACCAAATGGCCTGCACACTCGTCCCGCTGCTCAATTCGTCAAAGAAGCCAAAGGTTTCACCTCCGAAATCACCGTGACGTCTAACGGCAAGAGCGCCAGCGCCAAGAGCCTCTTCAAATTACAAACACTCGGCTTAACCCAAGGAACTGTGGTTACTATCGCTGCGGAAGGCGAAGACGAACAAAAAGCGGTTGAACATCTGGTTAAACTGATGGCAGAGCTCGAGTAA
- the crr gene encoding PTS glucose transporter subunit IIA: MGLFDKLKSLVSDDKKDTGSIEIIAPLSGEIVNIEDVPDVVFAEKIVGDGIAIKPTGNKMVAPVDGTIGKIFETNHAFSIESDSGIELFVHFGIDTVELKGEGFKRIAEEGQRVKKGDLVIEFDLALLEEKAKSTLTPVVISNMDEIKELTKLSGTVVVGETPVIRIKK; this comes from the coding sequence ATGGGTTTGTTCGATAAATTGAAATCTCTGGTTTCTGACGATAAAAAAGACACTGGCAGCATCGAAATCATTGCCCCGCTGTCCGGTGAAATCGTCAATATTGAAGATGTTCCTGATGTCGTTTTTGCAGAGAAAATCGTCGGTGATGGCATTGCGATCAAGCCAACTGGCAACAAAATGGTTGCACCGGTAGACGGCACCATCGGCAAAATTTTTGAAACCAACCATGCGTTTTCCATCGAGTCTGACAGCGGCATTGAGCTGTTTGTGCACTTTGGTATTGATACCGTTGAATTGAAAGGCGAAGGCTTCAAACGCATCGCCGAAGAAGGCCAGCGCGTGAAGAAAGGCGATCTCGTTATCGAGTTTGACCTGGCTCTGCTGGAAGAAAAAGCGAAGTCTACTCTGACACCAGTGGTTATTTCCAACATGGATGAAATAAAGGAATTGACCAAACTGAGTGGTACGGTTGTTGTCGGTGAAACACCGGTTATCCGTATCAAAAAGTAA
- the ptsI gene encoding phosphoenolpyruvate-protein phosphotransferase PtsI has product MISGILVSPGIAFGKALLLKEDEILINRKKISADQVEQETERFLTGRSKASAQLEAIKKKAGETLGAEKEAIFEGHIMLLEDEEFEQEIIALIKDEHASADAAAFSVIENQAKALEELDDEYLKERAADMRDIGKRLLRNILNMTIVDLGDIQDEVILVATDLTPSETAQLNLDKVLGFITDIGGRTSHTSIMARSLELPAIVGTIDVTRQVKNGDYLILDAVNNKIYQNPTADKIEELKAVQQQYHAEKYELAKLKDLPAITLDGHQVEVCANIGTVRDVAGAERNGAEGVGLYRTEFLFMDRDSLPTEEEQFQAYKAVAEAVGAQAVIVRTMDIGGDKDLPYMNLPKEENPFLGWRAIRICLDRKEILHAQLRAILRASNFGKLRIMFPMIISVEEVRELKAELEMLKAQLREEGKAFDESIEVGVMVETPAAAAIASHLAKEVDFFSIGTNDLTQYTLAVDRGNELISHLYNPMSPAVLTLIKQVIDASHAEGKWTGMCGELAGDERATLLLLGMGLDEFSMSAISIPSIKKIIRNANYEDAKALADQALAQPTAQELSNLVSRFIKEKTLC; this is encoded by the coding sequence ATGATTTCAGGCATATTAGTATCACCGGGAATTGCTTTTGGTAAGGCACTGTTACTGAAAGAAGATGAAATTCTCATCAACCGGAAAAAAATCTCTGCGGATCAGGTGGAACAGGAAACTGAACGTTTTCTGACTGGCCGTTCCAAAGCATCCGCACAGTTGGAAGCGATCAAGAAGAAAGCGGGCGAGACGCTGGGCGCAGAGAAAGAAGCCATCTTCGAAGGCCACATCATGTTGCTGGAAGATGAAGAGTTCGAGCAGGAAATCATAGCCCTGATTAAAGATGAACATGCTTCCGCCGATGCCGCCGCGTTTTCCGTTATCGAAAACCAGGCCAAAGCGCTGGAAGAACTTGATGATGAATATCTGAAAGAACGCGCCGCAGACATGCGTGATATCGGGAAGCGTTTGCTACGCAACATTCTCAATATGACCATCGTCGATCTGGGCGATATTCAGGATGAAGTGATTCTGGTCGCAACGGATCTGACGCCGTCAGAAACCGCACAGTTGAATCTGGACAAAGTGTTGGGCTTCATTACCGATATCGGTGGTCGCACATCTCACACCTCCATTATGGCCCGCTCGCTGGAACTGCCTGCGATCGTCGGCACGATAGATGTCACTCGTCAGGTCAAAAACGGCGACTATCTGATTCTGGATGCGGTCAACAACAAGATCTATCAGAATCCGACTGCGGATAAGATCGAAGAATTAAAAGCCGTTCAGCAGCAATATCACGCTGAAAAATATGAGCTGGCTAAATTGAAAGATCTGCCGGCTATCACGCTGGACGGTCATCAGGTTGAAGTTTGTGCCAACATCGGTACCGTGCGTGATGTGGCGGGTGCGGAGCGTAACGGCGCAGAAGGCGTTGGCCTGTATCGTACCGAATTCCTGTTCATGGATCGTGACTCGCTGCCGACCGAAGAAGAGCAATTCCAGGCGTATAAAGCCGTTGCTGAAGCCGTTGGCGCACAGGCGGTTATCGTCCGTACCATGGATATCGGTGGCGACAAAGACTTGCCTTACATGAACCTGCCGAAGGAAGAGAACCCGTTCCTTGGCTGGCGTGCTATCCGTATCTGTCTGGATCGCAAGGAAATCCTGCATGCTCAGTTGCGTGCCATTCTGCGTGCGTCCAACTTTGGCAAACTGCGTATCATGTTCCCGATGATCATCTCCGTGGAAGAAGTACGTGAGCTAAAAGCTGAACTGGAGATGCTGAAAGCGCAGCTACGCGAAGAAGGTAAAGCCTTCGACGAAAGCATTGAGGTCGGCGTGATGGTTGAAACACCTGCCGCCGCCGCTATTGCTTCTCATTTAGCCAAAGAAGTCGACTTCTTTAGTATTGGGACAAATGACTTAACCCAGTATACTCTGGCAGTTGATCGCGGTAATGAGCTGATTTCTCATCTCTATAACCCGATGTCCCCCGCCGTCCTTACCCTGATTAAGCAGGTCATCGACGCGTCTCATGCCGAAGGCAAATGGACAGGGATGTGCGGTGAGCTCGCCGGTGACGAACGTGCTACACTACTGTTATTGGGAATGGGTCTGGACGAATTCAGTATGAGTGCGATCTCTATCCCGAGCATCAAGAAAATCATCCGTAATGCGAATTACGAAGATGCGAAGGCGCTGGCGGATCAAGCACTAGCTCAACCGACAGCACAAGAGTTAAGCAATCTGGTGAGCCGCTTTATTAAAGAAAAAACGCTCTGCTGA